One window of the Ictidomys tridecemlineatus isolate mIctTri1 chromosome 11, mIctTri1.hap1, whole genome shotgun sequence genome contains the following:
- the Kyat3 gene encoding kynurenine--oxoglutarate transaminase 3 isoform X3 → MSLKFKNSKRIEGLDRNVWIEFTKLAADPSVVNLGQGLPDISPPSYVKEELSKVALIDSLNQYTRGFGHPPLVKALSSLYEKFYQKEINPNKEILVTVGAYGSLFNAIQGLIDEGDEVIIMIPFYDCYEPMVRMAGATPVFIPLRSKPVDGKKWSSSDWTLDPQELESKFNSKTKAIILNTPHNPIGKVYTKEELQVIADLCIKYDTLCISDEVYEWLVYTGNKHLKIATFPGMWERTVTIGSAGKTFSVTGWKLGWTIGPNHLIKHLQTVQQNTVYTCATPLQEALAQALWIDIKRMDDPECYFNSLPKELEVKRDRMVRLLESVGLKPIVPDGGYFIIADVSLLDADLSDMKNDEPYDYKFVKWMTKNKKLSAIPVSAFCNSESKPQFEKFVRFCFIKKDSTLDAAEEIIKAWSKPKS, encoded by the exons ATGTCTCTGAAATTCAAAAATTCGAAAAGAATTGAAGGACTTGACCGTAATGTATG GATTGAATTTACTAAATTGGCTGCTGATCCCTCTGTCGTGAATCTTGGCCAAGGCCTTCCAGATATCTCCCCTCCTTCATATGTAAAAGAAGAGTTATCAAAGGTCGCTTTGATCGATAGCCTGAATCAGTACACACGGGGCTTT GGTCATCCGCCACTTGTGAAAGCTCTGTCCTCCCTATATGAAAAgttttatcaaaaagaaatcaatccgAATAAAGAAATCCTTGTGACAGTAGGAGCATATGGGTCTCTTTTTAATGCCATTCAAGGGTTAATTGATGAAGGAGATGAA GTCATAATAATGATCCCTTTCTATGACTGCTATGAGCCCATGGTGAGAATGGCTGGAGCAACACCTGTATTTATTCCCCTACGATCT AAACCTGTTGATGGAAAAAAATGGTCTAGTTCTGACTGGACATTAGATCCTCAAGAATTGGAAAgtaaatttaattctaaaaccAAAGCCATTATACTAAATACTCCACACAACCCCATTGGCAAG GTGTACACCAAAGAGGAACTCCAAGTAATTGCTGACCTTTGCATCAAATATGACACACTCTGCATCAGTGATGAAGTTTATGAATGGCTTGTATATACTggaaataagcatttaaaaatag ccacaTTTCCAGGTATGTGGGAAAGAACAGTCACAATAGGAAGTGCTGGGAAAACTTTCAGTGTGACCGGCTGGAAG ctTGGCTGGACCATTGGTCCCAATCATTTGATAAAACATTTACAGACGGTTCAACAAAACACTGTTTATACTTGTGCAACTCCTTTACAG GAAGCCCTGGCTCAAGCTCTTTGGATTGATATCAAGCGCATGGATGACCCAGAGTGTTACTTTAATTCTTTGCCAAAAGAATTAGAAGTAAAAAGAGATCGGATGGTGCGTTTACTTGAAAGTGTTGGCCTGAAACCCATAGTTCCTGATGGGGGATACTTCATCATAGCCGACGTGTCTTTACTGG ATGCTGATCTCTCTGATATGAAGAATGATGAGCCATATGACTATAAATTCGTGAAATGGATGACTAAAAATAAG aaattatCAGCCATTCCTGTTTCGGCATTCTGTAACTCAGAAAGTAAACCACAGTTTGAGAAGTTTGTGAGGTTTTGCTTCATTAAA
- the Kyat3 gene encoding kynurenine--oxoglutarate transaminase 3 isoform X2, with product MILAQRRLCSLGSRTEFLKTIYSSKLLGFSTSAKMSLKFKNSKRIEGLDRNVWIEFTKLAADPSVVNLGQGLPDISPPSYVKEELSKVALIDSLNQYTRGFGHPPLVKALSSLYEKFYQKEINPNKEILVTVGAYGSLFNAIQGLIDEGDEVIIMIPFYDCYEPMVRMAGATPVFIPLRSKPVDGKKWSSSDWTLDPQELESKFNSKTKAIILNTPHNPIGKVYTKEELQVIADLCIKYDTLCISDEVYEWLVYTGNKHLKIATFPGMWERTVTIGSAGKTFSVTGWKLGWTIGPNHLIKHLQTVQQNTVYTCATPLQEALAQALWIDIKRMDDPECYFNSLPKELEVKRDRMVRLLESVGLKPIVPDGGYFIIADVSLLDADLSDMKNDEPYDYKFVKWMTKNKKLSAIPVSAFCNSESKPQFEKFVRFCFIKKDSTLDAAEEIIKAWSKPKS from the exons ATGATTTTGGCCCAGAGGAGACTCTGCTCCCTTGGCAGTAGAACAGAATTTCTAAAGACCATTTATTCTTCAAAGCTCCTTGGATTCTCTACTTCTGCT AAAATGTCTCTGAAATTCAAAAATTCGAAAAGAATTGAAGGACTTGACCGTAATGTATG GATTGAATTTACTAAATTGGCTGCTGATCCCTCTGTCGTGAATCTTGGCCAAGGCCTTCCAGATATCTCCCCTCCTTCATATGTAAAAGAAGAGTTATCAAAGGTCGCTTTGATCGATAGCCTGAATCAGTACACACGGGGCTTT GGTCATCCGCCACTTGTGAAAGCTCTGTCCTCCCTATATGAAAAgttttatcaaaaagaaatcaatccgAATAAAGAAATCCTTGTGACAGTAGGAGCATATGGGTCTCTTTTTAATGCCATTCAAGGGTTAATTGATGAAGGAGATGAA GTCATAATAATGATCCCTTTCTATGACTGCTATGAGCCCATGGTGAGAATGGCTGGAGCAACACCTGTATTTATTCCCCTACGATCT AAACCTGTTGATGGAAAAAAATGGTCTAGTTCTGACTGGACATTAGATCCTCAAGAATTGGAAAgtaaatttaattctaaaaccAAAGCCATTATACTAAATACTCCACACAACCCCATTGGCAAG GTGTACACCAAAGAGGAACTCCAAGTAATTGCTGACCTTTGCATCAAATATGACACACTCTGCATCAGTGATGAAGTTTATGAATGGCTTGTATATACTggaaataagcatttaaaaatag ccacaTTTCCAGGTATGTGGGAAAGAACAGTCACAATAGGAAGTGCTGGGAAAACTTTCAGTGTGACCGGCTGGAAG ctTGGCTGGACCATTGGTCCCAATCATTTGATAAAACATTTACAGACGGTTCAACAAAACACTGTTTATACTTGTGCAACTCCTTTACAG GAAGCCCTGGCTCAAGCTCTTTGGATTGATATCAAGCGCATGGATGACCCAGAGTGTTACTTTAATTCTTTGCCAAAAGAATTAGAAGTAAAAAGAGATCGGATGGTGCGTTTACTTGAAAGTGTTGGCCTGAAACCCATAGTTCCTGATGGGGGATACTTCATCATAGCCGACGTGTCTTTACTGG ATGCTGATCTCTCTGATATGAAGAATGATGAGCCATATGACTATAAATTCGTGAAATGGATGACTAAAAATAAG aaattatCAGCCATTCCTGTTTCGGCATTCTGTAACTCAGAAAGTAAACCACAGTTTGAGAAGTTTGTGAGGTTTTGCTTCATTAAA
- the Kyat3 gene encoding kynurenine--oxoglutarate transaminase 3 isoform X1 gives MILAQRRLCSLGSRTEFLKTIYSSKLLGFSTSAFWRLKAKDQRLSRVSSSQGLRGRICSTSLLSSGHFVAVFGIPWFVFASSKFLRKMSLKFKNSKRIEGLDRNVWIEFTKLAADPSVVNLGQGLPDISPPSYVKEELSKVALIDSLNQYTRGFGHPPLVKALSSLYEKFYQKEINPNKEILVTVGAYGSLFNAIQGLIDEGDEVIIMIPFYDCYEPMVRMAGATPVFIPLRSKPVDGKKWSSSDWTLDPQELESKFNSKTKAIILNTPHNPIGKVYTKEELQVIADLCIKYDTLCISDEVYEWLVYTGNKHLKIATFPGMWERTVTIGSAGKTFSVTGWKLGWTIGPNHLIKHLQTVQQNTVYTCATPLQEALAQALWIDIKRMDDPECYFNSLPKELEVKRDRMVRLLESVGLKPIVPDGGYFIIADVSLLDADLSDMKNDEPYDYKFVKWMTKNKKLSAIPVSAFCNSESKPQFEKFVRFCFIKKDSTLDAAEEIIKAWSKPKS, from the exons ATGATTTTGGCCCAGAGGAGACTCTGCTCCCTTGGCAGTAGAACAGAATTTCTAAAGACCATTTATTCTTCAAAGCTCCTTGGATTCTCTACTTCTGCT ttttggaggctgaaagccAAAGATCAAAGGTTAAGCAGAGTTAGTTCTTCCCAAGGGCTGCGTGGAAGAATCTGTTCGACGTCTCTCCTGTCTTCTGGGCATTTCGTAGCAGTCTTTGGTATTCCTTGGTTTGTCTTTGCCTCATCTAAGTTTCTTAGG AAAATGTCTCTGAAATTCAAAAATTCGAAAAGAATTGAAGGACTTGACCGTAATGTATG GATTGAATTTACTAAATTGGCTGCTGATCCCTCTGTCGTGAATCTTGGCCAAGGCCTTCCAGATATCTCCCCTCCTTCATATGTAAAAGAAGAGTTATCAAAGGTCGCTTTGATCGATAGCCTGAATCAGTACACACGGGGCTTT GGTCATCCGCCACTTGTGAAAGCTCTGTCCTCCCTATATGAAAAgttttatcaaaaagaaatcaatccgAATAAAGAAATCCTTGTGACAGTAGGAGCATATGGGTCTCTTTTTAATGCCATTCAAGGGTTAATTGATGAAGGAGATGAA GTCATAATAATGATCCCTTTCTATGACTGCTATGAGCCCATGGTGAGAATGGCTGGAGCAACACCTGTATTTATTCCCCTACGATCT AAACCTGTTGATGGAAAAAAATGGTCTAGTTCTGACTGGACATTAGATCCTCAAGAATTGGAAAgtaaatttaattctaaaaccAAAGCCATTATACTAAATACTCCACACAACCCCATTGGCAAG GTGTACACCAAAGAGGAACTCCAAGTAATTGCTGACCTTTGCATCAAATATGACACACTCTGCATCAGTGATGAAGTTTATGAATGGCTTGTATATACTggaaataagcatttaaaaatag ccacaTTTCCAGGTATGTGGGAAAGAACAGTCACAATAGGAAGTGCTGGGAAAACTTTCAGTGTGACCGGCTGGAAG ctTGGCTGGACCATTGGTCCCAATCATTTGATAAAACATTTACAGACGGTTCAACAAAACACTGTTTATACTTGTGCAACTCCTTTACAG GAAGCCCTGGCTCAAGCTCTTTGGATTGATATCAAGCGCATGGATGACCCAGAGTGTTACTTTAATTCTTTGCCAAAAGAATTAGAAGTAAAAAGAGATCGGATGGTGCGTTTACTTGAAAGTGTTGGCCTGAAACCCATAGTTCCTGATGGGGGATACTTCATCATAGCCGACGTGTCTTTACTGG ATGCTGATCTCTCTGATATGAAGAATGATGAGCCATATGACTATAAATTCGTGAAATGGATGACTAAAAATAAG aaattatCAGCCATTCCTGTTTCGGCATTCTGTAACTCAGAAAGTAAACCACAGTTTGAGAAGTTTGTGAGGTTTTGCTTCATTAAA